CCACGACGCCGACGGTGAGTTCGGCTGTGTGGCCCAACTTCTCGAGTTCCGGTGCGTAGAGGTGGACCCAGCCGACGACCTCGTCTTCGACGGTTGCGACGAAGAACATCCGGGACTCGAGTTCGTTGTGTCTGAGCAGGGCTTGCTCGTGGTCGATTTCGTCGGCGACGCTCTCGCCTTCGATGTAGGTTTTCTCCTCTGCAACCTGCCGAATCGCACCGACGATGCCGGCCAGGTCTTCCTGTCTGGCTGGCCGGATGTGGAACGAGACCTCACCGGCGGCGTACTCCTCTTCGGCGCCGGCGTCGATCGTGACGTGGAGCTCGCTGTCGGTCTCCTCAAGCTGGCCGTCCCGTTTCAGGATTGCGACGTGGTGGCGAAAGCCACCAGGGTCGATCCCGAGTCGGTCCTGGACTTCCGCAGGTGAGACAGTGCCGTGGCGCTCGAC
The DNA window shown above is from Natrialba magadii ATCC 43099 and carries:
- a CDS encoding helix-turn-helix domain-containing GNAT family N-acetyltransferase, translating into MALRDTLEFGHADRKAIYEYVERHGTVSPAEVQDRLGIDPGGFRHHVAILKRDGQLEETDSELHVTIDAGAEEEYAAGEVSFHIRPARQEDLAGIVGAIRQVAEEKTYIEGESVADEIDHEQALLRHNELESRMFFVATVEDEVVGWVHLYAPELEKLGHTAELTVGVVEGYRGHGIGSHLLARGLEWAGSNGYEKVYQSVPSSNEEAIAFLEAHDWETEAVREDHYKLNGHYVDEVMMAIEL